The following are encoded in a window of Roseimaritima ulvae genomic DNA:
- a CDS encoding serine/threonine protein kinase, translating to MVSHPNSSSADNSNIQSESPASHSQVEFAGELKRSGLLTHGQFVDAVTLCKQHVEPAHTARQLVQQGLLTSFQASQILLGQGHWLALDQYRVLRPLSDGGVGRVYLGYDTQNRQKVAIKMLRESRRNNPRAVQRFRVEAHALLSLQHKNLLHGLAYEKVDPQRRHPAYLVTDFVEGPNLRELLAIRRQLPWEVVCDMIAQAASGLQHAHDNRFVHRDIKPSNLMALASGRVLVIDFGMVRYCGDDPDWFSPPPVKLGFADYLAPEQLADREHVDGRADIYSLGCTMFYLLTGRAPIKFAPRNAPPPSLCQHRSDAPPELEQVVHRMLAAEPEDRYQSMEEVHAELQPLARRASLIIDYPALLRARAATVRAAEPTAPEIRQITTPTVRRPADQTAPGAVPARTEQPAADEVPSLADSPLQRLERLVTDLSQRLIDSQQALAIAEAKIANDARLAAEQLAAWRAEKEDLLKQLEASETARREAEQQRQTLLEQIDKTTDHAVAMADAVAALEHQLAEQSEDLSTLKKAYDDAQEST from the coding sequence ATGGTCTCCCACCCCAATTCGTCTTCCGCCGATAACTCGAATATTCAATCCGAGTCGCCGGCGAGCCACAGCCAAGTCGAATTTGCCGGAGAATTGAAACGCAGCGGGCTGCTGACCCACGGCCAGTTTGTCGACGCCGTGACGCTTTGCAAACAGCACGTCGAACCGGCTCATACGGCTCGGCAGTTGGTCCAGCAGGGGCTGCTGACCTCCTTTCAAGCCAGTCAGATTTTGTTGGGGCAGGGACACTGGTTGGCCCTGGACCAGTACCGCGTGCTGCGACCGTTAAGCGATGGCGGCGTGGGGCGGGTGTATTTGGGCTACGACACCCAGAATCGTCAGAAGGTGGCCATCAAAATGTTGCGGGAAAGCCGCCGCAACAATCCCCGCGCGGTGCAGCGTTTTCGCGTCGAGGCTCACGCTCTGTTGTCGCTGCAGCACAAGAATCTGCTCCACGGTCTGGCTTATGAGAAAGTCGACCCACAGCGTCGACATCCAGCCTATCTGGTCACCGATTTTGTCGAAGGCCCCAACCTCCGCGAATTGCTGGCGATCCGCCGGCAACTGCCCTGGGAGGTGGTTTGTGACATGATCGCCCAAGCCGCCTCGGGCTTGCAGCATGCTCATGACAATCGGTTTGTGCACCGCGACATCAAACCCAGCAACCTGATGGCCCTGGCGTCGGGGCGTGTCCTGGTGATCGACTTTGGGATGGTGCGTTATTGTGGCGACGACCCGGATTGGTTCTCGCCGCCACCGGTTAAATTGGGCTTTGCGGATTACTTGGCGCCCGAGCAATTGGCTGACCGCGAACACGTCGATGGCCGCGCCGATATTTATAGTCTCGGTTGCACGATGTTTTATCTGCTGACCGGACGGGCACCGATCAAGTTCGCGCCCCGCAATGCGCCACCGCCCTCGTTGTGCCAACACCGCAGCGACGCGCCGCCTGAACTGGAACAGGTGGTCCACCGGATGCTGGCCGCCGAGCCCGAGGATCGGTACCAGAGCATGGAGGAGGTGCATGCCGAACTGCAGCCGCTGGCCCGCCGCGCCTCGTTGATCATCGACTACCCGGCCCTATTGCGGGCTCGTGCAGCCACGGTCCGCGCGGCCGAGCCAACCGCTCCGGAAATTCGACAGATCACGACGCCCACCGTGCGGCGGCCCGCCGATCAGACGGCCCCGGGCGCCGTGCCCGCCCGCACCGAGCAGCCGGCGGCCGACGAAGTGCCGTCGCTGGCCGATTCGCCTTTGCAACGCTTGGAGCGTCTGGTCACCGATCTCTCGCAACGGCTGATCGATTCGCAGCAAGCTTTGGCGATTGCCGAAGCCAAAATCGCCAACGACGCGCGGCTGGCCGCCGAGCAACTGGCGGCGTGGCGAGCCGAGAAAGAAGACCTGTTGAAGCAATTAGAAGCGAGCGAAACGGCTCGCCGCGAAGCCGAGCAGCAGCGGCAGACGCTATTGGAACAAATCGACAAAACCACCGACCACGCCGTCGCCATGGCCGATGCCGTGGCCGCGCTGGAGCACCAGTTGGCCGAGCAAAGCGAAGACCTAAGTACGCTGAAAAAAGCCTACGATGACGCTCAGGAATCCACATAG
- the fliM gene encoding flagellar motor switch protein FliM, which produces MSGEESLSQSQVDNLLKQMETSAGAPPSPDADATTEDAAAATAAAPPAAAAPLADPRAVNYDFKRPERVGKEQMRAMRSLHEGLARSFGAVVSGMLRTMLEVKLISVDQLTYSEFVFSLDNPSCFNVLKPEPLEGHWILDISPGLSYAIVDRMLGGDPHPVDSIRRPLTEIENRLIGRLVTAFNAEMKDIWKNIIDLDISVPRVESNPQLVQIVPPNEVIILIGLEVALGRNRGMMNLCIPFNTIERFNSQLSNNGWVGYSKNRPSEQSRQRVSQFIDEASVEVVVTLAESRIRTGDLLDLSVGDVITTEKDAQSPLELAVQSVPKFTVRPGAHRGKKAVRIESHIEPEQPPEQPT; this is translated from the coding sequence ATGTCTGGCGAAGAGTCGCTCAGCCAAAGTCAGGTCGACAACCTGCTGAAGCAAATGGAGACCAGCGCGGGCGCTCCGCCCAGCCCGGACGCGGACGCGACGACGGAGGATGCCGCGGCAGCGACGGCCGCCGCGCCGCCTGCTGCAGCCGCGCCCTTGGCGGACCCGCGCGCGGTGAACTACGACTTCAAACGCCCCGAACGCGTCGGCAAAGAGCAGATGCGGGCGATGCGTTCGCTGCACGAAGGCTTGGCTCGCAGCTTCGGAGCCGTCGTCTCAGGGATGTTGCGGACGATGCTGGAAGTCAAATTGATCAGCGTCGATCAGCTGACCTACAGCGAATTCGTGTTCAGCTTGGACAACCCCAGCTGCTTCAACGTACTCAAACCCGAACCGCTGGAAGGACATTGGATCCTCGATATCTCTCCGGGCCTGTCCTACGCGATCGTCGACCGCATGCTGGGTGGCGATCCACATCCGGTAGACAGTATTCGCCGCCCACTAACGGAGATCGAAAACCGTTTGATCGGTCGCCTAGTGACGGCCTTTAACGCCGAGATGAAAGATATCTGGAAAAACATCATCGATCTGGATATCAGCGTGCCACGTGTGGAAAGCAATCCGCAATTGGTGCAAATCGTGCCGCCCAACGAAGTCATTATTCTGATCGGCTTGGAAGTCGCGTTGGGGCGAAACCGCGGGATGATGAATCTGTGCATTCCCTTTAACACCATCGAACGTTTTAACTCCCAGCTGTCCAACAATGGTTGGGTGGGTTACAGCAAGAACCGGCCCAGCGAACAGTCGCGGCAGCGGGTCTCGCAGTTCATCGACGAAGCCAGCGTGGAAGTCGTGGTAACCCTAGCCGAATCGCGGATCCGCACCGGCGACCTCTTGGACCTGTCGGTTGGCGACGTGATCACCACCGAAAAAGATGCGCAATCGCCGCTGGAATTAGCCGTCCAATCGGTCCCCAAGTTCACCGTCCGCCCGGGAGCTCATCGCGGCAAGAAAGCGGTCCGTATCGAATCGCATATCGAACCCGAACAGCCACCCGAGCAACCGACGTAG
- a CDS encoding glutamate-5-semialdehyde dehydrogenase, translating to MATADATNLSSHCRHIADAARQAASGLAVLDAELKNAWLLASAEALLKSTSEILAANAQDIAAAPDYGLSDAQIDRLVLDEQRIAGIAQGLREVAALPDPCGEVIEGQTRPGGLQIQKVRVPLGVVFFIYESRPNVTADAAAICVKSGNAVILRGGKEAAHSSAAIVDVLRRVAAEVGLPEAAVQLVDTADRAAVGHFLKMDDAIDVTIPRGGEGLIRRVASEATMPVIKHFHGNCHVYVDAAADLQMAVRITENAKCQRMGVCNACESLLVHRDVAERFLPMVAEVLSGHGVEMRGDQRSRAIVDMPAASEADWGAEFLGPTISVAVVDSVEQAAEHINRYGSRHTDAIVTGDLRTSRRFTAMVDSAAVMVNASTRFNDGSQFGLGAEIGISTDKFHARGPCGLRELTTYKYIVHGDGHIRS from the coding sequence ATGGCTACGGCCGACGCCACCAATCTGTCCTCGCATTGCCGACACATCGCCGATGCCGCTCGCCAAGCCGCCAGCGGATTGGCGGTCTTGGATGCGGAACTCAAAAACGCCTGGTTGTTGGCGTCCGCCGAGGCGTTGCTGAAGTCGACCTCCGAGATCCTGGCAGCCAACGCCCAAGACATCGCCGCGGCCCCCGACTACGGGCTTTCCGACGCCCAGATCGATCGTTTGGTGCTGGATGAACAGCGGATCGCCGGGATCGCCCAGGGGCTCCGCGAGGTGGCCGCCCTGCCGGATCCTTGTGGCGAAGTCATCGAAGGCCAAACCCGTCCCGGTGGACTGCAGATCCAAAAGGTGCGGGTCCCTCTGGGCGTGGTATTTTTCATCTATGAAAGTCGCCCCAACGTGACGGCCGATGCCGCGGCGATCTGCGTCAAAAGCGGCAATGCGGTGATCTTGCGAGGCGGTAAAGAAGCCGCCCATAGCAGCGCGGCGATCGTCGACGTGCTGCGGCGAGTGGCCGCCGAAGTGGGGCTGCCCGAGGCCGCCGTGCAGTTGGTCGACACAGCGGACCGCGCGGCCGTTGGTCATTTCCTGAAGATGGACGACGCTATCGACGTCACCATCCCGCGTGGCGGAGAAGGCTTGATTCGCCGTGTCGCCAGCGAAGCCACGATGCCGGTCATCAAACACTTCCACGGCAACTGCCACGTCTATGTCGATGCGGCGGCCGATTTGCAAATGGCGGTGCGGATCACGGAAAACGCCAAGTGTCAGCGGATGGGTGTCTGCAACGCTTGCGAATCCCTGCTGGTGCATCGCGATGTCGCCGAGCGGTTCCTGCCGATGGTGGCCGAAGTGCTGAGCGGTCACGGGGTCGAAATGCGGGGCGACCAGCGGTCCCGAGCAATCGTCGACATGCCGGCGGCTAGCGAAGCGGATTGGGGCGCTGAATTTCTCGGGCCCACGATCAGCGTGGCGGTGGTCGACAGTGTCGAACAAGCCGCCGAGCACATCAATCGCTACGGCTCCCGTCACACCGACGCGATCGTCACCGGCGACCTGCGGACTTCGCGGCGTTTCACCGCGATGGTCGATAGCGCCGCAGTGATGGTCAACGCCAGCACTCGTTTCAACGATGGCAGCCAGTTTGGCCTGGGAGCCGAGATTGGCATCTCCACCGACAAGTTTCACGCTCGGGGCCCGTGTGGTCTGCGTGAACTGACGACCTACAAATACATTGTCCACGGGGACGGTCACATTCGCTCATAG
- the rpoC gene encoding DNA-directed RNA polymerase subunit beta', producing MSNGESGTYERINDYASVRISLARPQDIKSWSFGEVKKPETINYRTYRPEKDGLFCERIFGPEKDWECACGKYRGMKYKGMICDRCGVKVTHSRVRRKRMGHIDLAAPVVHIWFFKAMPSRLGNLLAMKTSSLEKVIYFQDYVVIDPGTTDLEPQQLLTEEEYRAARVQYGDGAFEADMGAEAVRKLLNKLDLVKLSEQLRVDLTETGSKQKKKDYINRLKIVESIRDSDNRPEWMVLDVIPVIPPDLRPLVLLDSGNFATSDLNDLYRRIINRNNRLRKLVDLNAPEVIIRNEKRMLQQSVDALFDNNRCKRPVLGSSNRPLKSLTDMIKGKQGRFRENLLGKRVDYSARSVIVVGPRLKLHQCGLPKKIALELYQPFIIRRLKELGHADTIKSAKKMLERKDEEVWDILEQVITNHPVLLNRAPTLHRMGIQAFEPTLVEGNAIRLHPLVCKGFNADFDGDQMAVHLPLSIEAQVEAHTLMLSTNNVFAPSNGKPIMSPSQDVVMGCYYTTVALPGRTGEGMIFSSPDEADLAYAQGVIELHSNIKVRLPRHQKLKNNEGRNDYGETIETTAGRIRFNQMLPEGMDYYNYPMRSGDLAKVISDCYQRLGRKATINLLDDMMQLGFRESTRSGLSFATDDLVTPETKTKFIGEAEKTVMKYKKLYDRGVITGPERYNQVLDTWTHAREAITADMMAAMEHDVREGGWYVNPVYLMAHSGARGGIEQIRQLGGMRGLMAKPSGEIIETPIKANFREGLSVLEYFSSTHGARKGLADTALKTADSGYLTRKLADVAQNVVITMDDCGTTQGINKGVIYRGEKVEVRLAETINGRISRQNIVNPITDELIVEDSGLITPEVARKIEEMGLEKTQVRSPMTCDAPLGVCRRCYGMDLSTGDLVEEGMAVGIIAAQSIGEPGTQLTMRTFHIGGSVDKQVEESDIKCKTGGEVRLIRMRAIRNDEGKNIVLTRNGAIALVDDRGREIETYDVPTGATLMVEEGDKVKESSVLCEWNPYSIPIMTELQGKVRFEDVVEGETMRMERESSGKSRMLITDHKGELHPQIVIEDEEGKPLDVQYLPERALISVEEGQQIKAGTVLAEMPRESGGVSDITGGLPRITEIFEARKPKDPAVIAEVDGTVEILGEKKRGKRSIIVRSESGIEREHLVPHGKRFLVHSGDIVKAGQALVDGPLVPHDILRVSGEEAVQQYLLHEIQQVYRAQRVDINDKHCEVIIARMLRKVKIESSGDTNLLEGLVMDKFEFRRGNQALANCLKISHAGDSEYVEGQIVPKEAIEQTNAEIEAAGGTPCKGKKPRPATASTQLLGITKAAVQSNSFISAASFQETTKVLTEAALAGKVDRLVGLKENVILGHLIPAGTGFRIFQDAEVNYRREALEELAEESVQSLEESFPLLADSDQVPGSEDAETAAPVEPPAASSEPAPSNKALDSMFGGGSSSGGPDSTGSQE from the coding sequence ATGTCCAATGGCGAATCCGGCACTTACGAACGTATCAATGACTATGCTTCGGTCCGCATCAGTTTGGCTCGTCCTCAGGACATAAAGAGCTGGTCGTTTGGCGAAGTCAAAAAGCCTGAAACGATCAATTACCGTACCTACCGCCCCGAAAAAGACGGGCTGTTTTGCGAACGGATTTTCGGACCTGAAAAGGACTGGGAGTGCGCCTGCGGCAAGTACCGGGGGATGAAGTACAAGGGCATGATCTGCGATCGCTGTGGCGTTAAAGTCACCCACAGTCGCGTCCGTCGCAAGCGCATGGGGCACATCGATCTGGCCGCGCCGGTCGTCCACATCTGGTTCTTCAAAGCCATGCCCAGCCGCCTGGGTAACCTGTTGGCCATGAAAACCAGCTCGCTGGAAAAAGTCATCTACTTCCAGGATTACGTGGTTATCGATCCCGGCACCACCGATCTGGAACCGCAGCAGCTGCTGACCGAAGAAGAGTACCGCGCTGCCCGCGTGCAGTACGGCGACGGCGCTTTCGAAGCCGACATGGGTGCCGAAGCCGTTCGCAAATTGCTGAACAAGCTGGACCTGGTCAAGCTGTCCGAACAACTTCGCGTCGACCTGACCGAGACCGGCAGCAAGCAGAAGAAGAAGGACTACATCAACCGCTTGAAAATTGTCGAGTCGATCCGTGACAGCGACAACCGTCCCGAGTGGATGGTACTGGACGTGATCCCCGTGATCCCGCCGGACCTGCGGCCCTTGGTGTTGCTCGACAGCGGCAACTTTGCCACCAGTGACCTGAATGATCTGTATCGCCGAATCATCAACCGCAACAACCGCTTGCGGAAATTGGTCGATTTGAACGCGCCCGAAGTCATCATTCGCAACGAAAAACGAATGTTGCAGCAATCGGTCGACGCCCTGTTCGACAACAATCGTTGCAAGCGACCGGTGTTGGGCAGCAGCAATCGCCCGCTTAAGTCGCTGACCGACATGATCAAAGGTAAGCAGGGTCGCTTCCGCGAAAACCTGCTTGGCAAACGTGTCGACTACTCGGCTCGTAGCGTGATCGTGGTGGGCCCGCGTCTGAAACTGCATCAGTGCGGTCTGCCCAAAAAGATCGCTCTGGAACTGTACCAACCGTTCATCATCCGCCGCCTGAAAGAACTCGGCCACGCCGATACGATCAAGTCCGCCAAGAAGATGCTGGAGCGGAAGGACGAAGAGGTTTGGGACATCCTGGAACAGGTGATTACCAACCACCCGGTGCTGCTGAACCGAGCTCCCACGCTGCACCGGATGGGCATCCAGGCCTTTGAACCCACGCTGGTCGAAGGCAACGCAATCCGCTTGCACCCCTTGGTCTGCAAAGGCTTTAACGCCGACTTCGACGGTGACCAGATGGCCGTCCACCTGCCGCTGTCGATCGAAGCTCAGGTCGAGGCTCACACCTTGATGCTCAGCACCAACAATGTGTTCGCGCCTTCGAACGGCAAGCCGATCATGAGTCCTTCGCAGGACGTCGTGATGGGTTGCTACTACACCACCGTGGCCCTGCCCGGACGGACCGGCGAAGGCATGATCTTCTCCAGCCCCGACGAAGCCGATTTGGCTTACGCCCAGGGCGTGATCGAGCTGCACAGTAATATCAAGGTGCGGTTGCCCCGTCACCAAAAACTGAAAAACAACGAAGGTCGCAACGACTACGGCGAGACCATCGAAACGACGGCCGGACGCATCCGCTTCAACCAGATGCTTCCCGAAGGCATGGACTATTACAACTACCCCATGCGTTCGGGCGACTTGGCCAAGGTGATTAGCGATTGTTATCAGCGTCTGGGTCGCAAAGCCACGATCAATCTGCTCGACGACATGATGCAGTTGGGCTTCCGCGAATCGACCCGCAGTGGTCTGTCCTTTGCGACCGACGACTTGGTCACCCCGGAAACCAAAACCAAGTTCATCGGCGAAGCCGAAAAGACGGTCATGAAGTACAAGAAGTTGTACGACCGGGGTGTGATCACCGGACCGGAACGCTACAACCAAGTTTTGGACACCTGGACCCACGCTCGAGAAGCCATCACGGCCGACATGATGGCGGCCATGGAACACGACGTCCGCGAAGGTGGCTGGTACGTCAACCCGGTGTACCTGATGGCCCACTCCGGTGCTCGTGGTGGTATCGAACAAATTCGTCAGCTTGGCGGGATGCGAGGTCTGATGGCCAAGCCGTCGGGCGAAATCATCGAAACCCCGATTAAGGCTAACTTCCGTGAAGGCCTGTCGGTACTCGAATACTTCTCCTCCACGCACGGGGCTCGTAAGGGTCTGGCCGACACGGCTTTGAAAACCGCCGACTCCGGTTACCTGACCCGTAAACTGGCCGACGTCGCCCAAAACGTGGTGATCACGATGGATGACTGCGGTACCACGCAGGGCATCAACAAGGGCGTCATCTACCGCGGTGAGAAGGTCGAAGTTCGCTTGGCGGAAACGATCAATGGTCGGATCAGCCGGCAAAACATCGTGAACCCCATCACCGACGAATTGATCGTCGAAGACAGTGGCCTGATCACTCCCGAAGTGGCCCGCAAGATCGAAGAGATGGGTCTGGAAAAAACCCAGGTCCGCAGCCCCATGACCTGCGACGCTCCCCTGGGTGTGTGCCGTCGCTGTTACGGCATGGACCTCTCGACCGGCGACCTGGTCGAAGAAGGCATGGCCGTGGGGATCATCGCCGCTCAGTCGATCGGCGAACCCGGCACGCAGTTGACGATGCGTACCTTCCACATCGGTGGTAGTGTCGATAAGCAGGTCGAAGAATCGGACATCAAATGTAAGACCGGCGGTGAAGTCCGTCTGATTCGGATGCGGGCGATCCGCAACGATGAAGGCAAAAACATCGTGCTGACTCGTAACGGTGCCATCGCCTTGGTCGACGACCGCGGTCGCGAAATCGAAACCTACGACGTCCCCACCGGGGCCACGTTGATGGTCGAAGAAGGCGACAAGGTCAAAGAGAGTTCGGTGCTGTGCGAATGGAACCCGTACTCCATTCCGATCATGACTGAGTTGCAAGGGAAGGTTCGCTTCGAAGACGTCGTGGAAGGCGAAACGATGCGAATGGAACGCGAATCGAGCGGTAAGTCGCGTATGTTGATCACCGACCATAAGGGTGAATTGCACCCGCAGATCGTGATCGAAGACGAAGAAGGCAAACCGCTGGACGTGCAGTACCTGCCCGAACGCGCCCTGATCTCCGTCGAAGAAGGACAGCAGATCAAAGCCGGTACGGTGCTGGCGGAAATGCCGCGTGAATCCGGCGGCGTCAGCGATATCACCGGGGGTCTGCCGCGAATCACCGAGATCTTCGAAGCCCGTAAACCCAAAGACCCGGCCGTGATCGCCGAAGTCGACGGCACGGTCGAGATCCTGGGCGAAAAGAAACGTGGCAAGCGATCGATCATCGTTCGCAGCGAATCGGGAATCGAACGTGAGCACTTGGTGCCCCACGGTAAACGCTTCCTGGTCCACAGCGGCGACATCGTCAAAGCCGGTCAGGCCTTGGTCGACGGCCCGTTGGTACCCCACGACATCCTCCGGGTCTCGGGGGAAGAAGCCGTGCAACAATACCTGCTGCACGAAATCCAACAGGTGTATCGCGCCCAACGTGTGGACATCAACGACAAGCACTGCGAAGTCATCATCGCTCGCATGTTGCGGAAGGTGAAAATCGAATCGTCCGGCGATACCAATCTGCTGGAAGGTCTGGTGATGGACAAATTCGAATTCCGTCGTGGCAACCAAGCTCTGGCGAATTGCTTGAAGATCAGCCACGCCGGCGACAGCGAATACGTCGAAGGCCAGATCGTGCCCAAAGAGGCGATCGAGCAGACCAACGCCGAGATCGAAGCCGCCGGAGGCACGCCCTGCAAGGGCAAGAAGCCGCGACCGGCAACCGCCAGTACGCAGTTGCTGGGGATCACCAAGGCCGCCGTTCAATCGAACAGCTTTATCAGTGCCGCGTCGTTCCAAGAAACCACCAAGGTGCTCACCGAAGCCGCCTTGGCCGGTAAGGTCGACCGCCTGGTGGGTCTGAAAGAGAACGTCATCCTGGGTCACCTGATCCCCGCCGGTACGGGCTTCCGCATCTTCCAAGATGCCGAAGTCAACTACCGTCGCGAAGCCCTGGAAGAGCTGGCCGAAGAGTCGGTGCAAAGCCTGGAAGAATCGTTCCCCTTGTTGGCCGATTCGGACCAAGTCCCCGGCAGCGAAGATGCCGAAACCGCAGCCCCGGTCGAACCGCCGGCAGCCAGCAGCGAACCGGCCCCCAGCAACAAAGCCCTGGACAGCATGTTCGGCGGCGGCTCGTCCAGCGGCGGTCCCGATTCCACCGGCAGCCAAGAGTAG